A stretch of Candidatus Bathyarchaeota archaeon DNA encodes these proteins:
- the dapB gene encoding 4-hydroxy-tetrahydrodipicolinate reductase, with protein sequence MLKLCVAGVAGRMGQAIIEEATAKGHVIAGAVESSCASCVGKTLREARICNSDTVIQSSDDIAQAVEPADVYISFTLPNAELVNVPIVAGLDKRIILGTTGFSSAENQQIITTLSKVPSVFSPNFSVGVNILFKLAEQLGAFPAGYDFSLSEIHHAGKKDAPSGTSKHIEEILTKARGYKKTVYGREGTSPRHPDELESVALRAGGVPGVHDVIVAGPYEMLKIEHTAFSRSVFAQGAVVAAEWISRQTQPKVYSMADVLGLC encoded by the coding sequence ATGCTTAAGTTGTGTGTTGCTGGCGTTGCTGGTCGAATGGGCCAGGCAATAATAGAGGAAGCCACTGCAAAGGGACACGTGATAGCTGGCGCTGTAGAATCTTCCTGTGCCTCCTGTGTAGGAAAAACTTTGCGGGAAGCCCGAATCTGCAACTCGGACACCGTAATCCAAAGCTCAGACGATATTGCTCAAGCCGTTGAGCCCGCAGATGTTTACATAAGTTTCACCCTGCCAAATGCCGAATTAGTTAATGTTCCAATTGTCGCAGGCTTAGATAAACGAATAATCTTGGGCACTACAGGTTTTAGCTCTGCAGAAAACCAGCAGATAATTACTACTCTCTCTAAGGTTCCCTCAGTTTTCTCACCAAACTTTAGTGTAGGCGTCAATATCCTCTTCAAACTCGCCGAGCAACTGGGTGCTTTTCCAGCAGGCTACGATTTTAGTCTAAGCGAGATTCATCACGCAGGCAAAAAAGACGCGCCAAGCGGAACCTCCAAGCACATAGAAGAAATCCTTACCAAGGCACGCGGTTACAAAAAGACTGTTTACGGCAGAGAAGGCACCAGCCCACGTCACCCTGACGAGCTTGAATCCGTCGCGTTACGCGCAGGGGGCGTCCCCGGAGTTCATGATGTTATCGTTGCTGGACCATACGAGATGCTAAAGATTGAGCATACAGCGTTTTCAAGAAGCGTGTTTGCTCAGGGTGCGGTGGTTGCGGCAGAATGGATTAGCAGGCAAACTCAGCCTAAAGTGTACAGTATGGCTGATGTTTTAGGTCTTTGCTAG